A genome region from Archaeoglobus fulgidus DSM 4304 includes the following:
- a CDS encoding Rpp14/Pop5 family protein — translation MKGLPPSLRSRKRYIAFRIIAEKKIDERSLSRALSEKMLSLFGECFAASGLRLEAFDGERGIVRCYREALDKVMVALTLMTHVGGVRVIPLTLGVSGTIKRCKRKYLEV, via the coding sequence GTGAAGGGTTTGCCACCATCACTGAGAAGCAGAAAAAGATATATTGCCTTCAGGATTATAGCTGAAAAAAAGATCGACGAGAGGTCACTTTCCCGCGCTCTCTCAGAGAAAATGCTGAGCCTGTTCGGAGAGTGCTTTGCAGCCAGCGGACTCAGGCTGGAAGCATTCGACGGAGAGAGGGGGATAGTAAGGTGCTACAGGGAAGCGCTCGATAAGGTGATGGTGGCTCTCACGTTAATGACGCACGTGGGAGGTGTGAGGGTAATCCCGCTGACATTGGGTGTCAGCGGTACAATAAAAAGGTGTAAAAGAAAGTATTTGGAGGTGTGA
- the psmA gene encoding archaeal proteasome endopeptidase complex subunit alpha: MHLPQMGYDRAITVFSPDGRLFQVEYAREAVKRGATAIGIKCKEGVILIADKRVGSKLLEADTIEKIYKIDEHICAATSGLVADARVLIDRARIEAQINRLTYDEPITVKELAKKICDFKQQYTQYGGVRPFGVSLLIAGVDEVPKLYETDPSGALLEYKATAIGMGRNAVTEFFEKEYRDDLSFDDAMVLGLVAMGLSIESELVPENIEVGYVKVDDRTFKEVSPEELKPYVERANERIRELLKK; the protein is encoded by the coding sequence ATGCATTTACCGCAAATGGGATATGATAGGGCAATAACGGTATTCAGCCCTGATGGAAGACTGTTCCAGGTGGAATACGCCAGAGAGGCTGTAAAAAGAGGAGCAACGGCTATAGGCATTAAGTGCAAAGAGGGTGTCATCCTGATAGCTGATAAGAGGGTAGGCAGCAAGCTTCTCGAGGCGGACACGATTGAGAAGATATACAAGATTGACGAGCACATCTGTGCCGCAACATCTGGACTAGTGGCGGATGCAAGGGTGCTTATCGACAGGGCGAGAATAGAGGCCCAGATTAACAGGCTTACCTACGATGAGCCTATAACGGTGAAGGAGCTTGCAAAGAAAATCTGCGACTTCAAGCAGCAGTACACTCAGTACGGAGGTGTAAGGCCCTTTGGCGTTTCGCTTCTCATCGCCGGTGTCGATGAGGTTCCGAAGCTATACGAAACTGACCCAAGCGGTGCCCTGCTGGAGTACAAGGCAACGGCCATAGGTATGGGCAGAAATGCAGTTACCGAGTTCTTCGAAAAGGAGTACCGCGATGACCTCAGCTTCGATGACGCCATGGTTCTCGGACTCGTTGCAATGGGACTTTCCATTGAATCGGAGCTCGTCCCGGAGAACATCGAGGTTGGCTACGTTAAAGTTGACGACAGAACCTTCAAGGAAGTGTCTCCTGAGGAGCTCAAGCCTTACGTGGAGAGAGCGAACGAGAGGATTAGGGAGCTGCTGAAGAAGTGA
- a CDS encoding ribosome assembly factor SBDS: MVSLDKAVIARLRKGGEEFEVLVDPYLARDLKEGKEVNFEDLLAAEEVFKDAKKGERASVDELRKIFGTDDVFEIARKIILEGEVQITAEQRREMLEAKRKQIINFISRNTIDPRTNAPHPPSRIERALEEAKVHIDIFKSVEAQVKDIVKALKPILPLKFEEMEIAIKIPPEHTGRAISALYNFGGVTREEWQRDGSWICVMRIPSGMYGDLMDLLGKVAKGEALTKVLRRIG; the protein is encoded by the coding sequence ATGGTATCCCTCGATAAGGCAGTAATCGCAAGGCTCAGAAAGGGCGGAGAGGAGTTTGAGGTCCTCGTTGACCCCTACTTAGCCAGAGACCTCAAGGAAGGAAAGGAGGTCAACTTCGAGGACCTCCTCGCCGCAGAGGAAGTGTTCAAAGACGCGAAAAAGGGCGAGAGGGCCTCGGTGGACGAGCTGAGGAAGATATTTGGCACAGACGACGTTTTCGAGATTGCCAGGAAAATCATACTCGAAGGAGAGGTTCAGATAACCGCCGAGCAGAGAAGGGAAATGCTCGAGGCGAAAAGAAAGCAGATCATCAACTTCATAAGCAGAAATACGATTGATCCGAGAACGAACGCTCCACACCCTCCCTCAAGGATCGAGAGGGCCTTAGAGGAGGCGAAGGTTCACATCGACATTTTCAAGTCCGTTGAAGCTCAGGTAAAGGATATCGTAAAAGCTCTAAAGCCAATTCTTCCGCTGAAGTTTGAGGAAATGGAAATTGCCATTAAAATACCGCCTGAACACACTGGAAGGGCTATCTCCGCCCTGTATAACTTTGGAGGCGTGACAAGGGAGGAATGGCAGAGGGATGGAAGCTGGATTTGCGTGATGCGCATACCATCCGGAATGTACGGTGACCTGATGGACCTGCTTGGAAAAGTCGCGAAAGGAGAGGCTCTGACAAAGGTTTTGAGGAGGATAGGATAA
- the rrp4 gene encoding exosome complex protein Rrp4 — MRKIVLPGDLLSTNPRAAGYGTYVEGGKVYAKIIGLFDQTETHVRVIPLKGRYTPSVGDVVIGIIREVAANGWAVDIYSPYQAFLPVSENPEMKPNKKPNEVLDIGDAIIAKVLNIDPKMKVTLTMKDRICRPIRFGRIVAINPARVPRVIGKKGSMIKLLKSELDVQIVVGQNGLIWVNGDRRKVSIAEEAIYLIEQEAHTEGLTDRVAEFIKRRKADVGIQ, encoded by the coding sequence ATGAGGAAGATAGTACTGCCAGGAGATTTGCTTTCCACAAATCCACGTGCCGCAGGTTACGGAACGTACGTGGAAGGTGGGAAAGTTTACGCAAAGATAATAGGCCTTTTTGATCAAACCGAGACTCACGTTAGGGTAATCCCTCTGAAGGGGAGGTACACACCTTCCGTTGGGGATGTTGTGATCGGCATAATAAGGGAGGTTGCCGCCAACGGCTGGGCTGTTGACATTTACTCACCCTATCAGGCCTTTTTGCCTGTAAGCGAGAATCCGGAAATGAAGCCGAACAAGAAACCGAATGAAGTTTTGGATATAGGTGATGCGATCATAGCAAAGGTTCTGAACATTGACCCAAAAATGAAGGTCACTCTGACCATGAAAGACAGAATCTGCAGGCCGATAAGGTTCGGCAGGATCGTTGCCATCAACCCTGCAAGGGTTCCGAGAGTCATCGGCAAAAAGGGGAGCATGATAAAGCTGCTGAAGAGCGAGCTCGACGTTCAGATCGTCGTTGGGCAGAACGGTCTGATATGGGTGAACGGAGACCGCAGAAAAGTTTCCATCGCCGAGGAGGCAATCTACCTTATCGAGCAGGAGGCTCATACGGAAGGTTTAACAGATAGGGTTGCAGAATTTATAAAGAGGAGGAAGGCAGATGTCGGAATTCAATGA
- the rrp41 gene encoding exosome complex exonuclease Rrp41 encodes MSEFNEKPEKLIVDGLRLDGRKFDELRPIKIEASVLKRADGSCYLEMGKNKVIAAVFGPREVHPRHLQDPSKAIIRYRYNMAPFSVEERKRPGPDRRSIEISKVSKEAFEAVIMKELFPRSAIDIFVEVLQADAGSRTACLNAASVALVDAGVPMKGMITSVAVGKADGQLVLDPMKEEDNFGEADMPFAFLIRNGKIESIALLQMDGRMTRDEVKQAIELAKKGALQIYEMQREAILRRYIEVGEEMDEITEGGEDA; translated from the coding sequence ATGTCGGAATTCAATGAAAAACCAGAAAAGTTAATTGTAGATGGTTTAAGGCTCGATGGAAGGAAATTCGACGAGCTCAGACCAATTAAAATTGAGGCAAGCGTTTTAAAAAGGGCTGACGGGTCTTGCTACCTTGAAATGGGGAAGAACAAGGTAATTGCAGCGGTTTTCGGGCCGAGAGAAGTGCATCCAAGACACCTTCAGGATCCGAGCAAGGCCATCATAAGATACAGATACAACATGGCTCCTTTCAGCGTTGAAGAGCGAAAGAGGCCGGGGCCTGACAGAAGGAGCATTGAAATCTCCAAGGTCAGCAAGGAGGCCTTTGAGGCGGTGATTATGAAAGAACTCTTTCCTAGAAGTGCGATTGACATTTTTGTCGAGGTTTTGCAGGCTGATGCGGGAAGCAGGACAGCCTGCCTGAATGCTGCAAGCGTTGCGCTCGTCGATGCCGGAGTGCCTATGAAGGGAATGATCACGTCCGTTGCGGTGGGGAAGGCTGACGGACAGCTCGTCCTCGACCCAATGAAAGAGGAGGACAATTTTGGTGAGGCCGACATGCCCTTCGCATTCCTCATCAGAAACGGAAAGATTGAGTCCATTGCACTTCTCCAGATGGACGGCAGAATGACGAGGGATGAGGTAAAGCAGGCGATTGAGCTTGCGAAGAAGGGAGCACTGCAGATTTACGAGATGCAGAGGGAGGCGATACTCAGGAGGTACATAGAGGTAGGAGAGGAGATGGACGAGATAACAGAGGGTGGTGAAGATGCCTGA
- the rrp42 gene encoding exosome complex protein Rrp42 → MPEDILVDIKRDYVLSKLRDNERIDGRGFDEFRKVEIIPNVIEKAEGSALVKLGDTQVVVGVKMQPGEPYPDTPDRGVIIVNAELVPLASPTFEPGPPDENSIELARVVDRGIRESEAVDLSKLVIEEGEKVWIVFVDIHALDDDGNLLDASALAAIAALMNTKVPAERFDLGEDYLLPVRDLPVSVTSLIVGNKYLVDPSREEMSVGDTTLTITTDKDDNVVAMQKSGGYLLDEKLFDELLDVSINCARKLREKFKEI, encoded by the coding sequence ATGCCTGAAGACATCCTTGTGGACATTAAAAGGGACTACGTTCTGTCGAAGCTGAGGGACAACGAGAGGATAGACGGCAGAGGTTTCGACGAGTTCAGAAAGGTAGAGATAATACCGAATGTCATAGAGAAGGCTGAAGGTTCGGCGCTTGTCAAGCTGGGTGACACGCAGGTAGTGGTTGGAGTTAAAATGCAGCCGGGCGAGCCCTATCCGGACACCCCCGACAGGGGGGTTATAATCGTCAACGCCGAGCTCGTTCCTCTTGCATCGCCAACCTTCGAGCCGGGACCACCCGACGAGAACTCCATCGAACTGGCAAGAGTTGTTGACAGAGGTATCAGGGAGAGCGAGGCTGTGGACCTCTCAAAGCTCGTGATTGAAGAGGGAGAGAAGGTTTGGATCGTTTTTGTGGACATCCACGCTCTTGACGATGACGGAAACCTCCTGGATGCTTCGGCCTTAGCTGCAATCGCCGCTCTGATGAACACCAAGGTTCCGGCAGAGAGGTTCGACCTTGGAGAGGACTACCTGCTGCCCGTCAGAGACCTTCCGGTGTCTGTGACGTCGCTGATTGTGGGTAACAAGTATCTCGTCGACCCCAGCAGGGAGGAAATGAGCGTTGGAGATACGACTCTTACAATCACAACCGACAAGGATGATAACGTCGTTGCGATGCAGAAAAGCGGTGGTTACCTGCTAGATGAAAAGCTTTTCGATGAGCTTCTGGATGTGAGCATAAACTGCGCGAGGAAGCTGAGGGAGAAATTTAAGGAAATTTAA
- a CDS encoding Yip1 family protein, which yields MTLKLSQALPESLKSFFIAGAYIQLVSTFLGFFATWLIIAAVMHGLSAFFDGRGEFRRTFEFAGYGFMLSLLGSAVTIPVSLKYVEEATIPTIDLQELSANPEILVKSLVSHFPDSYVYSAIFLNLAVTAWSFLIWTFALKNARNVELKQAAVCAAIPTAIFGVYQVMALVRLLQ from the coding sequence ATGACACTGAAGCTCTCCCAAGCCCTTCCGGAAAGCCTTAAATCCTTCTTCATAGCGGGAGCGTACATACAGCTTGTTTCAACCTTTCTCGGTTTCTTTGCTACCTGGCTGATAATCGCTGCAGTCATGCACGGTCTTTCAGCATTTTTTGATGGCAGAGGAGAGTTCAGAAGAACCTTTGAGTTCGCAGGCTACGGCTTTATGCTCTCTTTGCTTGGCTCTGCTGTAACTATCCCGGTGTCTCTGAAGTATGTTGAGGAAGCAACAATCCCTACAATTGACCTGCAGGAGCTGTCGGCAAATCCGGAAATTCTTGTCAAATCACTTGTAAGCCACTTCCCCGACAGCTACGTTTATTCTGCCATCTTCCTGAACCTCGCCGTTACTGCTTGGAGCTTCTTAATCTGGACCTTCGCCCTTAAAAACGCTCGCAATGTTGAATTAAAGCAGGCAGCAGTTTGTGCGGCAATTCCAACGGCGATTTTTGGCGTTTATCAGGTTATGGCTCTGGTGAGGCTGCTGCAATAG
- a CDS encoding DNA-directed DNA polymerase yields MERVEGWLIDADYETIGGKAVVRLWCKDDQGIFVAYDYNFDPYFYVIGVDEDILKNAATSTRREVIKLKSFEKAQLKTLGREVEGYIVYAHHPQHVPKLRDYLSQFGDVREADIPFAYRYLIDKDLACMDGIAIEGEKQGGVIRSYKIEKVERIPRMEFPELKMLVFDCEMLSSFGMPEPEKDPIIVISVKTNDDDEIILTGDERKIISDFVKLIKSYDPDIIVGYNQDAFDWPYLRKRAERWNIPLDVGRDGSNVVFRGGRPKITGRLNVDLYDIAMRISDIKIKKLENVAEFLGTKIEIADIEAKDIYRYWSRGEKEKVLNYARQDAINTYLIAKELLPMHYELSKMIRLPVDDVTRMGRGKQVDWLLLSEAKKIGEIAPNPPEHAESYEGAFVLEPERGLHENVACLDFASMYPSIMIAFNISPDTYGCRDDCYEAPEVGHKFRKSPDGFFKRILRMLIEKRRELKVELKNLSPESSEYKLLDIKQQTLKVLTNSFYGYMGWNLARWYCHPCAEATTAWGRHFIRTSAKIAESMGFKVLYGDTDSIFVTKAGMTKEDVDRLIDKLHEELPIQIEVDEYYSAIFFVEKKRYAGLTEDGRLVVKGLEVRRGDWCELAKKVQREVIEVILKEKNPEKALSLVKDVILRIKEGKVSLEEVVIYKGLTKKPSKYESMQAHVKAALKAREMGIIYPVSSKIGYVIVKGSGNIGDRAYPIDLIEDFDGENLRIKTKSGIEIKKLDKDYYIDNQIIPSVLRILERFGYTEASLKGSSQMSLDSFFS; encoded by the coding sequence ATGGAAAGAGTTGAGGGCTGGCTCATCGATGCAGATTACGAGACAATCGGTGGTAAGGCCGTAGTAAGGCTGTGGTGCAAGGATGATCAGGGGATTTTCGTCGCATACGACTACAACTTCGACCCGTACTTCTACGTTATCGGCGTTGATGAGGATATTCTGAAAAACGCTGCAACTTCTACGAGAAGAGAGGTTATTAAATTAAAGTCCTTCGAAAAAGCTCAGCTGAAGACTCTAGGAAGGGAAGTTGAGGGATACATCGTTTACGCTCACCACCCTCAGCATGTTCCCAAATTGAGGGACTACCTGTCTCAATTCGGCGATGTTAGGGAAGCAGATATTCCTTTCGCGTACCGCTACCTAATTGACAAAGACTTGGCTTGCATGGACGGCATAGCGATCGAGGGGGAAAAGCAGGGAGGGGTTATCAGGAGCTACAAAATTGAGAAAGTGGAGAGAATTCCGAGAATGGAGTTTCCAGAGCTTAAAATGCTCGTTTTCGATTGTGAAATGCTATCTTCATTTGGTATGCCCGAGCCGGAGAAGGACCCAATCATAGTCATATCGGTAAAAACCAACGACGATGATGAGATAATCCTCACCGGAGATGAGAGAAAAATCATCTCGGATTTTGTCAAGCTTATAAAGAGCTACGATCCCGACATAATCGTCGGATACAATCAGGATGCCTTCGACTGGCCCTATTTGAGGAAGAGGGCGGAGAGATGGAACATCCCGCTTGACGTTGGAAGGGACGGTTCAAACGTCGTTTTCAGGGGGGGAAGGCCAAAGATAACTGGAAGGCTGAACGTTGACCTTTACGACATCGCCATGAGAATCTCGGACATCAAAATAAAAAAGCTCGAGAACGTTGCGGAGTTTCTCGGCACGAAAATAGAGATTGCCGACATTGAGGCGAAGGACATTTACCGCTACTGGAGCAGAGGGGAAAAGGAGAAGGTGCTCAACTACGCCAGACAGGACGCTATAAACACCTATCTCATCGCCAAAGAGCTATTACCGATGCACTACGAGCTTTCGAAAATGATACGTCTGCCAGTGGATGACGTAACGAGGATGGGAAGGGGAAAGCAGGTAGACTGGCTGCTGCTCAGCGAGGCAAAGAAGATTGGGGAAATAGCTCCAAACCCACCTGAACACGCGGAGAGTTATGAGGGTGCTTTCGTCCTTGAGCCCGAGAGGGGGCTTCATGAGAACGTCGCCTGCTTAGACTTTGCAAGCATGTATCCTTCCATAATGATAGCCTTCAACATCAGCCCAGACACATACGGCTGCAGAGATGACTGCTACGAAGCCCCCGAGGTTGGGCATAAGTTCCGCAAGTCACCTGACGGATTTTTCAAGAGAATTCTTAGAATGCTCATAGAGAAGAGGAGAGAGCTCAAAGTTGAGCTTAAAAACCTCAGTCCTGAAAGTTCTGAGTACAAACTTCTCGACATAAAGCAACAAACTCTGAAGGTTCTCACCAACTCGTTCTACGGCTACATGGGCTGGAACCTCGCAAGGTGGTACTGCCATCCCTGCGCTGAGGCAACAACAGCTTGGGGAAGACACTTCATCAGGACCTCGGCAAAAATAGCAGAAAGCATGGGATTCAAAGTTCTTTATGGGGATACGGACAGCATTTTCGTCACCAAGGCAGGAATGACCAAAGAGGACGTGGATAGGTTGATAGATAAGCTCCACGAGGAGCTGCCGATACAGATTGAGGTGGATGAGTATTACTCAGCCATATTCTTCGTTGAAAAGAAGCGCTATGCGGGGCTTACTGAAGATGGAAGGCTGGTGGTGAAGGGGCTTGAGGTAAGAAGGGGAGACTGGTGCGAGCTGGCCAAGAAGGTGCAGAGGGAAGTTATTGAGGTTATACTCAAAGAAAAGAACCCCGAAAAGGCTTTGTCTCTGGTTAAAGACGTTATTTTGAGAATCAAAGAGGGAAAAGTGTCTTTAGAAGAGGTGGTGATTTACAAAGGTCTAACGAAGAAGCCGTCAAAGTACGAGTCCATGCAGGCCCACGTTAAGGCCGCTCTAAAGGCAAGAGAAATGGGAATCATTTATCCTGTCTCGTCAAAGATTGGCTATGTGATAGTCAAGGGCTCCGGGAACATAGGGGACAGAGCCTACCCCATAGACCTGATTGAGGACTTCGACGGGGAAAATCTGAGGATAAAAACGAAGAGCGGAATAGAGATAAAGAAGCTTGACAAGGACTACTACATTGACAACCAGATCATCCCGTCGGTTCTGAGAATACTTGAAAGGTTCGGCTACACCGAAGCCTCCTTGAAGGGTTCATCGCAGATGAGCCTGGATTCATTCTTCAGCTAA
- a CDS encoding acyl-CoA dehydrogenase — protein sequence MDLLNPKKYNGDHLDEKSREIMLKTIEFFENMGKAKLKEKASKREWYADFLEFIKENKIFYTLMTPPEYADGDPNVRWDTWRICDFSELLAFYSLDYWYTWQVTVLGLGPIWMSKNEKIKKEVAELLKNGAVFAFGLSEREHGADIYATETKLVPQPDGTYKAYGRKYYIGNSNVAAIISTFARIADPDGSLPDKPDKSRFAFFALRRDEKYYELIKNIVDAQMFVGDFLIHDYPVTEDDILEKGEEAWDAALNTVNVGKFNLGWASIGICTHAFYEAINHASKRRLYGMYVTDFPHIKRLFVDAYARLMAMKLFARRACDYMRVASREDRRYLLYSAMVKSKVTREGEEVINLLWDVIAAKGFEKDTYFEMAARHIRALPKLEGTVHVNMALILKFLPKYLFEPAEFPEVPKMDVPKHDEFLFNQGPSGGLSQVRFHDYQKVYDSFDFPNINVFKEQIATFKEMCMAAPPSPEQMRDFDFMVTWGEMFALLVYGHLILEAAKIYDVDKDLLEEIFDFMIRDFSKFAVELMAKPSATDKQIEYAKKMIKRPVPDKERFERVVKKVYSYADAYEMNP from the coding sequence ATGGACTTGCTGAACCCGAAGAAGTATAACGGAGACCATCTGGATGAGAAGAGCAGAGAAATAATGCTGAAAACCATCGAGTTTTTCGAGAACATGGGAAAGGCCAAGCTGAAGGAGAAGGCGAGCAAGAGGGAGTGGTATGCTGACTTTCTGGAGTTCATAAAGGAGAACAAAATCTTCTACACCCTCATGACCCCGCCGGAATACGCAGACGGCGACCCCAACGTGAGGTGGGACACATGGAGAATCTGCGACTTCAGCGAGCTCCTGGCCTTCTACAGCCTCGACTACTGGTACACGTGGCAGGTTACGGTTCTCGGCCTCGGGCCAATCTGGATGAGCAAGAACGAGAAGATAAAGAAGGAGGTTGCCGAGCTTCTCAAGAACGGTGCAGTCTTTGCGTTCGGTTTGTCTGAAAGGGAGCACGGGGCTGATATTTATGCTACCGAAACCAAGCTCGTCCCTCAGCCTGATGGCACCTACAAGGCCTACGGAAGGAAGTACTACATTGGCAACTCCAACGTCGCTGCGATAATCTCAACCTTTGCGAGGATCGCCGACCCAGACGGCAGTTTGCCTGACAAGCCCGACAAGAGCAGGTTTGCCTTCTTCGCACTCAGAAGGGATGAGAAATACTACGAGCTTATAAAGAACATCGTGGATGCGCAGATGTTTGTCGGAGATTTCCTCATTCACGATTATCCCGTAACTGAGGACGACATACTTGAGAAGGGAGAGGAGGCTTGGGACGCTGCTTTGAACACCGTAAACGTTGGAAAGTTCAACCTCGGCTGGGCCTCAATCGGAATCTGCACCCACGCCTTCTACGAGGCTATAAACCACGCCTCAAAGAGGAGACTCTACGGAATGTACGTAACAGACTTCCCGCACATCAAAAGGCTGTTCGTTGACGCCTATGCAAGGCTCATGGCTATGAAGCTCTTTGCAAGAAGAGCCTGCGACTACATGAGAGTTGCTTCGAGGGAGGACAGGAGATACCTGCTCTACAGCGCCATGGTGAAGTCGAAGGTGACGAGGGAGGGCGAGGAGGTAATCAACCTGCTCTGGGACGTTATAGCAGCCAAAGGATTCGAGAAGGACACCTACTTCGAGATGGCGGCAAGGCACATCCGAGCATTGCCCAAGCTTGAGGGGACTGTTCACGTGAACATGGCTCTGATACTGAAATTCCTTCCGAAGTACCTCTTCGAGCCAGCAGAATTCCCAGAAGTGCCGAAGATGGATGTTCCGAAGCACGATGAGTTTCTGTTCAACCAGGGCCCCTCTGGAGGGCTGAGTCAGGTTAGATTCCACGACTATCAAAAGGTCTACGACAGCTTCGACTTCCCCAACATCAACGTCTTCAAAGAGCAGATTGCCACCTTCAAGGAGATGTGCATGGCTGCTCCTCCCTCACCAGAGCAGATGAGGGACTTCGACTTCATGGTAACGTGGGGCGAGATGTTCGCCCTCCTCGTCTACGGCCACCTGATTCTTGAGGCAGCTAAAATCTACGATGTCGACAAAGATTTGCTGGAAGAGATTTTCGACTTCATGATCAGGGACTTCTCAAAGTTTGCGGTTGAGCTGATGGCAAAGCCCTCAGCTACGGACAAGCAGATTGAGTACGCAAAGAAGATGATAAAGAGACCTGTTCCAGACAAGGAGCGCTTCGAGAGGGTTGTGAAGAAAGTTTACTCCTATGCAGATGCCTACGAGATGAACCCTTAA
- the hmeA gene encoding Hdr-like menaquinol oxidoreductase iron-sulfur subunit HmeA codes for MMSRRKFLLLTGAAAAGAILTPQISAKTQFIESPEEVREKRRWAMAVDVERCTQCMEELIAKTGDEKIKPPCVVACDKENNVPEFEEERFDPQWMRIAKLKLDKPEVNPKEYYIPLLCNHCEHPPCVQVCLTKASFKRPDGIVEIDMHRCIGCRYCMIACPYGARCFNFIDPREGLKEVNPNVQMRTEGVVEKCTFCVHRIDEAVKKGEEPIPACVEACHKYGKGALVFGNIKDPNSEISKILRENIVVQLRANLGTDPHVFYAKLGGE; via the coding sequence ATGATGTCGAGAAGAAAATTTCTGTTGCTAACGGGAGCAGCAGCAGCGGGAGCTATTTTAACTCCGCAAATCTCAGCAAAAACACAGTTCATCGAATCTCCTGAGGAGGTCAGAGAGAAGAGAAGATGGGCCATGGCCGTTGACGTTGAAAGGTGCACGCAGTGCATGGAGGAGCTTATCGCAAAAACTGGCGACGAGAAGATAAAGCCACCGTGCGTTGTTGCATGCGACAAAGAAAACAACGTTCCAGAGTTTGAGGAAGAGAGATTTGACCCTCAGTGGATGAGGATAGCGAAACTGAAGCTCGATAAGCCTGAAGTGAATCCTAAAGAGTACTACATCCCTCTGCTCTGCAACCACTGCGAGCACCCACCATGTGTTCAGGTCTGCCTTACAAAGGCGAGCTTCAAGAGACCCGATGGCATTGTTGAGATAGACATGCACCGTTGCATCGGCTGCAGATACTGCATGATTGCCTGTCCCTACGGGGCGAGATGCTTCAACTTCATTGATCCAAGAGAGGGGCTGAAGGAGGTAAATCCGAACGTCCAGATGAGAACAGAAGGTGTGGTGGAGAAGTGTACTTTCTGCGTCCACAGGATTGATGAGGCTGTGAAGAAGGGTGAGGAGCCGATTCCGGCATGCGTTGAGGCCTGCCACAAGTACGGGAAAGGAGCGCTGGTGTTTGGAAATATTAAAGATCCAAACAGCGAGATTTCAAAGATTCTCAGGGAAAATATCGTCGTTCAGCTCAGGGCAAATCTTGGCACAGATCCGCACGTTTTCTACGCCAAGCTGGGGGGTGAGTAA
- the hmeB gene encoding Hdr-like menaquinol oxidoreductase integral membrane subunit HmeB: MAVEFKKIEGDSIQYFALVIILAAVTALGFYAYVLDHKMGLNGLSNRVPWGIVNAGIPYFIGLSAGSLIVSALAGVFNIKKYKVFSRIAAYMAAAWIIAAILSIALDIGKLYHFMNAVRYFNPTSIFSWNAFLYSSYFVICSIYLLVQFEEMEKATRFMAGLAVFWAVLVHSGTGAIYSFVYSKELYHSALTPPMFIVCAITSGLGLLLANLYFTFRFTKRELDPKLIRGLALIFAGLMMVLGYFLAVEGLEKGYIPALHEAVQFVFLTPTSGVFWSFWLLVIFGIAIPIIIVLNPKTGYDLRWITFAGILHAALVFAERFYLIIPGQVFPEEYLPGYELESLHTLEGYIVSYTPSVFEWLQVIGLIAMVYLIFVVGVKLFALIPERAVEEVVEE; encoded by the coding sequence ATGGCGGTGGAGTTTAAGAAAATTGAGGGTGACTCAATCCAGTACTTCGCTCTCGTGATAATACTGGCAGCAGTTACAGCCTTGGGCTTTTACGCTTACGTTCTCGACCACAAAATGGGCCTTAACGGGCTGAGCAACCGTGTGCCTTGGGGCATTGTCAACGCTGGAATCCCCTACTTCATCGGTTTAAGTGCGGGCTCGCTCATAGTCTCGGCTCTCGCCGGAGTGTTCAACATAAAGAAGTACAAGGTTTTCAGCAGAATTGCCGCATATATGGCAGCTGCGTGGATTATCGCAGCAATTCTCAGCATTGCTCTCGACATAGGAAAGCTCTACCACTTCATGAACGCTGTGAGGTACTTCAACCCGACGTCGATCTTCTCGTGGAACGCGTTTTTGTATTCAAGCTACTTTGTCATCTGTTCCATTTACCTGCTTGTGCAGTTTGAGGAGATGGAAAAGGCAACAAGGTTCATGGCCGGATTGGCAGTTTTCTGGGCTGTCCTCGTTCACAGCGGTACCGGAGCCATCTACAGCTTTGTTTATTCAAAAGAACTTTACCACTCAGCTCTAACGCCACCAATGTTCATCGTGTGTGCTATCACCTCAGGTTTGGGATTGCTCCTTGCGAACCTCTACTTCACCTTCCGCTTTACCAAGAGGGAGCTTGATCCAAAGCTGATCAGAGGGTTGGCTCTGATTTTCGCCGGGCTGATGATGGTTCTTGGCTACTTCCTTGCAGTTGAGGGGCTTGAAAAGGGGTACATCCCAGCGCTGCATGAAGCGGTTCAGTTTGTGTTCCTGACACCCACATCAGGCGTATTCTGGAGCTTCTGGCTGCTGGTAATCTTCGGCATAGCGATACCGATAATAATTGTCCTGAACCCAAAGACTGGATACGACCTCAGATGGATAACCTTTGCCGGAATCCTGCACGCTGCACTGGTCTTTGCAGAGCGTTTCTACCTGATCATCCCTGGACAGGTGTTCCCTGAGGAATATTTGCCCGGATACGAGCTTGAGTCACTGCACACCCTCGAAGGTTACATTGTTTCCTATACACCATCAGTCTTCGAGTGGCTGCAGGTAATAGGGCTGATTGCCATGGTCTACCTGATTTTCGTGGTTGGAGTTAAGCTGTTCGCACTGATTCCCGAAAGGGCAGTGGAGGAGGTGGTGGAAGAATGA